Genomic segment of uncultured Fibrobacter sp.:
GCGTGCCGGTCGTGGTTGGCGCTAACGGTGTCGAAAAGATTCTCGAAGTTTCCATGAACGACGAAGAAAAGGCTGCCTTCGCCAAGTCCGTCGAGGCTTGCAAGAAGAACGCCGAATGGGTCGACGCTCACACCTAATATAATTGACATTTGCGCTTCACTTGTCATTGCGAGCGAAGCGTGGCAATCTCATTTTAAGAAAAACTCCCTCGGCGATGCCGGGGGATTTTTGCATACTAATCTTTTTTGTATTGCTTTACTTCAGTACAATTTTCTTTGAAAGATTCACGTTATTCCCGCTGATGCGTATGATGTAAATTCCCGCATCGAGCGTTGCAAGGTTGAGCGTTGCTGCGTTACCAATAGCGCCCTTCATCACGACTTGCCCGAGCGAATTGATTACTTCGGCGGTTGCCTTTATGCCCGTGAATTCGAGCGTGTGCCCGTTTAAAATAGCTTTGGCTGCAGAAACTTCGCGAACAACCTTGATTGCTTCTGTTGCTGTCGGGGTGCTGCATTTTTCCGGGCATGTGCCATCTTTGGGGCCAACGGCGCAAATGTTGAATTTGTAATCGCCTGAGGCCGCCTGAATTTTAAAGTGTACGGCGGCAAGTTGTTTTGCCGCTGTTTCTCCGTCAAATTTAACCGTGCCATCGTACCATGAAGGTTGTTTAAAGTCGGACCATGAAGCGACAACCTTGTTCCCTGTTTTGGATGCAGGGAGATTTACGGCCGGATTTGCGTAATTGATTGTGGAATCGACGGCTTCGCCAAGGCCGAGTTCCAACGCGATATCCGTGTCAGACGTGTAGGTCACGCAGAGCCCACCCCAGGCGGATGCGTCGCCGGTAGCTGGATTTGGATCTGTTTCCGAAATTTGACCAACGACGTTGAATCCCACGCCGACAAACGGATCGTGTTCGTTAGATTCTTTGTTTAGATTTGCTGTGCCGCAAAAGCCTTTGCATTCGTAGATGACGGGCTCTAAACTTTGTCTGTCGTAAAGGGGGTCTATTGGTACAGGCCAGCTAATTTTAGATGATTTCGAAGCACCATTGTAGGAATACCAATAGCCTTCTGTTTTGAGTCCATTGCCAAGGCCTGTATGGATTTGAGGATCAGAATTTGCGTCTTCACTAACTTTGGCCCCATTCCAGGTTTCGAATGAGCCTGCGTAAATGACAGACGTGGCGCAAAGTGCTGACAGCATGATTCTTTTCATATTCTTCGCTCCTAATTCAAATCTACCCAATATAAAATAAATTATTTTTTTTACTTGATAATATATATTTATGTTATGCGTGACTTTTTTAGCTGTTTGGCCTTTCTTTTTTGTGTGGTGGCCTTGTTCATGGGACGGGGTTATTGCGCCGCAGAGGATACGCCGCTTGATTCGGCGGGCTTGTTACGTTGCCGTAATGCGATGATGGATGCTTTGCGAGACAACCACCTCGATGACCTCAAGCAAATTGTCGAGAAAGCCGAAAAAATCAAAAAGACGACCGAACGGCCTTTGTTTTACGAAAGCGAAAAGCTTTTGGTTAAATATTTCTTGAAGGATTTTGAATTCCTTAGCAATGTAGATTCCGTGGCGCTTTATAACACGAGTACCATGTCGCTTTATTACATTGATGAGAAGAAGGCTGTGAAAGGCTTTTACGATGAATTCTATTTTGAAATTAAGGATAAAATGGCTGAGGAATTGCGGTCGGGGAGGCTCGTAAAGACTCTTGACGAAATAGAAAATGAGAGTGACAGGGCTTTTGTTTTTATTTTGCTTGTTGGCCTGTACGAAAGCAAAGTTCAAGTATCCTCGTTGATCGAAGAGCGCAAGGCGCAGCTCTCAAATCGTAAGCAGTTGGATTATCTAGTCGGAAAATACTGGACGGATATATTTTTCGACAACAATAAGAGTCGCTGGGTGACGCTGGGTGCTTTATTTGACGTTTATGCAGGCGATATCTCTGACAAAGTTGAAAATTCTATAGGCTTCAACATTGGATGGGGCAGAATACGTGAGAAAATCCTGTATGGAGTCATCTTTGATTTTCAAAAGGGGGATTATGCTGAATCGGATTCACTTTATTTCTTTGATGCCGGTCTTGAATTGAATGCCGGATATGCCGTGTATAGAAGGGGCTTTGTGACTCTTTATGGGCTTGTAAATGCGGGGGGTCGGTTTAATTCGCTACAAGAGAACGATGATGCCGACAAAAAAAGGAAATTGCCATATCAGTTCTACCCGGCGTTTGGCGCTGGTATGGTGTTGGATTTTTGTGAACCGAACATTGAAATTGGCTTACGCTACAGGAGTGGGGTGGAAAATGTTTGGGCAGACGATGTCGTAAAGGCGTCCGGATTCCGGTTCTACTTTTCTATTGAATTGTTGCTTGCTCCGCGTGAGCGAAAACCTTTTGAATATGGCAATTAAGTGCGGCGAACTTAGAATTTCGGGGGAATGCCGGAGATAAGTTCGTCGTCCATGTAAATGGTGATGTATGGGTTAATCGGGGCTTTTTCGGTGTCGCCCTGATCCCTTTCCCATAGGGGAATTCCGTCGTAGTCGGCTCCGTCTACGTCTTTTTGGTGGGCCGCCCAGGACCAACCCCCGCTAGTTGAATTAAGTTCTTTTTTTGCCTTGGTCCTAAGGGTTTCGCATGTGTTGCTCTGGTAAATTCCGCTCGAAAAGTTTATGTCAATTCTCAGGCTGCTTGATGGGGGAATTTCCAGACTTCCGAGAGGGACAGGAATATAATAGGTGTATTCTTCTGTTGATGCGTTATAGGAACTGTCTATTTTTATAGGAATGGAATGTCTAAAGTTGTTTCTTAGTGTATCGCTGGCGTCCGTGCCATCTGCAAGTTTGCAGGGTAAACTAAATCCGAGGCTGTCGTGCAGTTGGCAGATATCCTCGTCAATGATGAACGGACAGGAACCCGGCTGTCTCCCTTCACCTGGAACGGGTTCTATGTTTTCAGGTTTCCCAGATACATATAAACGAAGTGTTAGGTTGCTGATAGCTTGTTCTTCGTTGTTGTAAATGACTACGTTTAAATTGTCTGTGTCGGTAAATACATACTGGTATGCGCCTACGCTGATGTCGCGGCTTGCAAAAGAAGTAGGGGCTTCCTCGGAAGAGGAAGAATCCGTAGAAGAGTTCGGCTCTGCGCTGCTGGAACTTTCGGTGCTAGAAGACGAGTTTACGGTTTCGGACGAAGATGGCTCGTCTGTCGCAGACGAAGTAGGTTCCTGGATGTCGTTGGCTCCGCTAGAAGAAGCTTCGCTGCTAGAGGAATTGTCCTCAATTTTTGAAGACGAGGATTCTTGAGAAGGTTCTTCAGGAGTCCACGTATTATTATGGCAAGTGTAGCCCTGCTTTTCGTCTTTTACGTAGGCGAACGCACCTTCTCGGGTGTCGGAACAGGCTGGTAGGTCGTCGTGTGTTTTTGCGATGATGTCCGAGTCGTCAGTGGAAACTTTGACATTAGAAGAGGATTCGTCGCTGCAAGCCGTGAACAGCGCGACTCCGCATAAAGAGATAAGGGCAATTTTTTTCATGATTTGAATTTAACATTTTTGGAAAATATTTTTCTTGGAATTTTTCTGCCGTGGTGTTGATTTGGGTGGGGCTTTATGAATGCTTGTTTAAATGTGGACTTTCTTATTTGCTTGATGTGCTTGAAAATACATGTAATTGTTTGAAATTTTGTAAAAACGTAGACTTTTAATAAAGAATTTTTATTGACTTTTACGAAAATAAAAGGTATATTAAGGGTAAACCGTCAGGGAGTATTATATGTGTTTGGGATTTCGTTGCCGTTTTGGCTCAATGTTTGGGTGTGTTGGCCTAGGGGTTGCGTTTGGAGTGTCGTTTGCTTTTTCCGCAGATTGGTACGCGAAAGACAACTTGCAACCCGGTCACGACCCGAGTATGGTGCGCTTCGAGGACGGCTACGCCCTCATGAGCACGAACAACAATCTGCAACTGTGGACTTCCGAAGATGCCTACACTTGGCGCGACCACAAGTCGACCGTGAGCGCGATTCCGCAGTGGGCCTACGAGTATGCGCCCGGTACCGAGGGCATCTGGGCTCCGGACATTTATTACATGAATGGCGAATTCCGCGTGTATTATTGCGTGTCCGTCTTTGGCAAGCGCTCTTCGGCCATTGGCTACCAGGCGACGACTTCGATTATGCCCGGAACGGATGGCTACGGCTGGAAGGACCATGGCCATGTTTTCCACACCGTGACTTCGGACAAGTACAACGCCATCGATGCCGACGTGGTCAAGGATACCGAGGGCAATTATTGGATGGCGTTCGGCTCGTTCGGGCTCGGCATTCAGCTGATCAAGTTGGATGCGCAATCGGGTTACCAGGCGAGCGACGACAAGACGGTCTACAACATTGCCCGCCGTACGAGCAAGGCGAGCGAGGGCGCGGAAGAAGGACCGAGCCTCATTGAACATGGGGGGAAGTATTTCCTCTTTACTGCTTGGGACAAGTGCTGTCAGCAGGGCGCGAATATTGAGCAGACTACCTACAAGACGGCTTATGGCCGTGCCGACAAGGTGACGGGCCCGTACAAGGACCGCGCAGGGAACGATATGGCGACCGGTGGCGGCACGATTCTCTTGGAACGTTACGGGCGCTACGTGGGGCCGGGCGGCGGCGAGGCCTTCCAGGACTTGAACCGCGTGCGTTTTGTGCATCACTACTACGATTTGAATGGCGACAAGTACAACCATATCCACATCCGTGATGTCGTGTTTACCGAGGATAACTGGGTTGAGATGGGACAGCCCTTCCTCGGGCGTTATTTGAGTGCCGAGGTGGAGCATGGCGTGCTGACGCGTGCGGTGTCGGGCGACCTCGCGATTACGCGGAGCAATACGGCTTCGAACGGGGAATACCTTGCGTACGTGAATACCGAGGGCTCCAAGATTCGCCTGCCGATGAACATTATGCAGGCGGGCGATTACCTGCTGCGTTACCGCTACGCCAACGGCGGCGATGCGGCCGCGACGCACAAGGTGACGGTGAATGGCAAGTCGCAGACGGTGACGCTCCCGCCGACGGGGGAGTGGGGCACGTTCCCCGAAAAGGCCATCGTGATGGTGCCTGCGACACTCAAGCGCGGCGGCAACTTCATCGAACTGGAACCGGAACCGAACGGGAACTTTGCGGAACTCGACCGCATCGATTTTTTGCGCGTGATTCGTGATACGATTCCTGCGAACGGCTTTGACAACGGCATCCGCGTGCGCCTCACGAAGGACGACGAGTTCGCCATCAAGGACGGCGGCTACGCGATTTTCGAGAACGTGGTGACGGATTCCATCAAGTCTGTGGAAGTAGCTGTCGAGGTGAAGAGCCTTACAGGCGGCAAGCTCAGCATTCGCGACGGCAAGAAGGACGGGACCGTTCTTTCGGAATGCGAACTGGTGGCTGCCAACGAGAAATTTACATCTAAGGGCTGGACGACGGTGAACTGCTCGAACCTCAAGAGCATCGGCGGCGTGAAGGACTTTTACCTGACGGCATCCGGCGTTTCGGGCGAAGCGATTGTCAGGAACATTGTGTTCGCAAGTTCGTCGGGGGAGATTGTCTGCAATCAGGAGCCATGCGGCGACCCGATTTCCAGCTCCTCTTTGGCAGATTTGACGGGCTCATCTAGCAGCTCGGAAATTGCCGGTATTTTGTCCAGTTCTTCGGGAACGGACGCGATTGTCCCGCGCTCAGTCCGCCCCGACAATACGATGTCGCCCGCCCGCAAGGGTTATCGCGACCTCAAAGGCCGCTACTTCGATAAGCAAATCCCGTACAGGGTGATGTTCTAGGGGATCTCACCAAAAAGGTTTTTGTCATGTATAAAATTTCTTCTATCGCGTTGTTTGCGGCTGCGGCTTGTTTCGCGGCGAATCCGCTCACCACGGATTTCTATTCGGCGGATGCGGCGGCGCTCGTGTATCACGACAGTCTGTTCATTTTCGCTGGGCACGACGAGCAGGGCCCGCAGGGCAATAACAACGAGGCGTTCGTGATGAACGACTGGCACGTGATGGTGACCGACGATATGGAAAACTATCACGATTACGGCGCGGTGCTGAGTGTCAAGACTTTCAAGTGGGCGAACGCGAGCGCGTTTGCGGGGCATTGCGAATACCGTAACGGCAAGTTCTACTGGTACGTGGCGGTGCACCATGCGACAATCAAGGAAAATGGTAGCGAAGGCTTTGCGATTGGCGTTGCGGTGGCGGATCATCCGTCGGGTCCGTGGACGGACGCGCTCGGGCATGCGCTGGTGACCGACGAAACGCAGAACGACGTGAAACTGAATATCGACCCCGCGATTTTCTACGATGGCGATGACATCTGGATGTATTGGGGCTCGTGGAATGCGGGCCGTCGCGTGAAACTCAAGGAGAACATGCTCGAACTCGCGAGCACTCCCGAAGACATCAAGATCAAGGACTTTTTCGAGGCTCCGTGGATGCACAAGTACCGCGGCAATTACTACTTCAGTTACGCCTCGGGTTATCCCTCGACGACGAACTACTCGATGGCATCGAGCTTGAATGGCCCCTGGATGCAGAAGGGTGTCATCAACGACAAACTCGACAATTCCGAAACGAATCACCAGGCGATTTTCAAGTATCTCGGGCACTGGTACTTTATGTATCACGGCGCGAACTCTCCGGGCGGCTGGACTTACCGCCGTTCCGTGAACATTGACTACCTGTATTACGACGAGGATGCGAATATCCAGAAAATCAAGCGCACCTCGACGGGTGTAGACAAAGTAAATAATGCTCCGCTTGTCGAAGGGGGCTACCGCCTGACGGTAACGCATAGCAATATGGCACTTGAAGATGAAAACGGTATCGTGGTGCAGCGCCCGATGGCAGATTCTGCTGAGGCCCAGTTATGGGTGATTGTGAAGGGCGATTCCGCACGCCATTACACACTCAAGAATTTTGCGACCGGCCGCTATTACTGCCCGCCCAAGGCATTACTAGATACTGTCAAGACTTCCGAGACTGCCTGCGATATCCGCATCGAGAATGCGTCCGTGAACAAGGGCTACTACGTTTACGGTGACTACGACAGCGACTTCGTGGGCGACGTGCTGAACATCTCGAAGGATGCGGGCATGCCCGTGATCACGTGGGTCCGCACCGGGACTGATAACCAGAAGTTCTAATTCAAGGCCGCCCAGTTGCCGGAACCAGTCGTGGAATCTTCGAGTTCTGTAATTTCAAATTCGGAGGTTGTTTCCAGTTCATCGGAAACGGAGCCGGGTTCACGTGATAGCGGAATTTCAAGTTCGTCTGGAACGACTGCGATTGAAAAGCGCGCAGTTCGCTCCGATAATTCGATGGAACCCGTTCGCAAGGGTTACCGCGACCTCAAGGGCCGCCACTTCGATAAGCAAATCCCGTATCGGGTGATGTTTTAAAGACTGCTTTTCTTCTTGACGTCGGAAAGGACCATCGCGGCTGGGCGGGTGTGGCCTTTCAGCATGTCGTTGTAGCCTTTCTCAAGTTCCGCATCAAGGCGTTCTTTTGACCATTTGGCTGAGTTTTCTAGCTTATTCATATTTATTTTTTGCCTTAATTTCAGCTTGGCAAGGTGGTCAAAACTTTTGACCACCTCTTATTTCAGTAACTTGTTCTCTCCGATGGATTCTAGCACTGTCATCTGCGAAATCGCAATCTGGTTCAGCTTTTGCAATCGTTCTGGCTGCGGCAAGCCTTCCTTGATCAGGACGGAATTCAGCGATTCCATATTCGAAAGGCATATAAGCTGATTTACCGTCGCATAGTCGCGGACATTGCCCTGCAAATCGGTATGTGCATCGCGCCATTCCTTAGCAGTAAATCCGAATAATGCAACATTTAGAACATCAGCTTCGTTTGCGTAAACCATGCTCATCTGTTGTTTTGTAAGTGTAGCCGGAATCAAATTCTGCTTGATGGCGTCCGTATGGATATGGTAGTTGATTTTTGAGAGTTCACGACGTAATGACCATCCTAATTGGGCCTGTTCCGCAGCCTTGAGGCGTTGGAACTCCTTAACTAAGTACAATTCGAATTCGACAGAAACCCAACTTGCAAATTTGACGGCGATATCATATTGTGCAAAAGTCCCGCCGTTTACACCATTTTTAGAAATGAGTCCAATTGCACCTGTTTCTTCAATCCATCGAGAAGGGCTCATGGTGAACGAATGGCTACCAGCTTCTTTTAAAAAGGGGTCGAATTCGACCCCTTTGAAGTCGGGATTGTTCAACATTTCCCATAAACCTAAATATTCTATTGTATTTTTTGACCTCATCCAATTTTTCACAACATCCTTAGGCTCCACCGGATTCTTTTGCCGAGCAATATCAGTAATGCAGACATAATCGACGCCGTTAACGAGCATTGTTTTGATTTCTCGGTTCATGACGTTTATTCGTTTCATCTTTTACTCCTTTTTGCTGCGGACAAGCGTAAAACCGCAACGTTTGAAATTTTGAGCACTAGAACGTTTGTGTACTAATAAATATAATCTCTCTATGGGCGGATGTCAAGAGATTTATGAAAAATTCTACAAAGATGTGAATCCAATATTTTGAAAGGGGAGGGAGAAGTCTCCCCTAGGTCGCGCGACGCTTGCGTTGTTGCTTCCCACCTTCTCGCCTAGGGGCTCTGCCCCTAAAACCCCTATTGCAAAGGATAAAGCATCCGATTTCGCTAAAAATTCTTATATTCAAGGCATGAATTATTCAAAGCTCCGCGAAGAACAGTTGAAATCCGCCGTGCGCGAGGATTTCTTTGCCGATTACAAATATACGCAACTAGGAAACATTGACTTCGTAATTGCAAAACACAATACGACTGGCGAACGAACGGAACTTTTTGAAGACGAAATCGCCGACCTCAAGAGCATCTTATGGGCAGAGGCGAAACAGGGTAACACCCACGACATATACGAATCTTTTGTGCAATTGATGCTCACCATCGGTAAGGAGCGTTCCTTTGAGCATAACCTGCCACCCAAGTACATCGGAGCCTTTGATGCCGAAAAATTTGCGTTTATCGAGTATCACGATATTCAGGAAATTTTCTACCAGAATGATTTTAATTGGAATGTAACCCCGAGCAATCACGATACCAAGGAATTTAAGCAACTTCACGATCTTTGCCAAAAGTTACTTGAAGAGAAATCGATTTTTTTCCGATTCAAGAGTGATTCTGCAGAACTAAAAAAATTCATTCGTACCAATTTCAAAATTACGAAGGACATCTCCGAAAAAATTTCAGTTACCAAGAACAATTTTACTTTCGTATTCCAGAAATGGGAAACTGCAGTAAAACCATCTATCAATGTAGATTGGACAAAGGTAAACAAGGCTGGAATCATATCGGCGGACTTCTTCTTGGCTGATTTACTTTCTAGCGACAATCGTTCCATCAAGGACAATCTCTTTGTTGTCTTGAAAAGGACAAAATACGCGTTAGCCAAGAAACTAGACGAGAATGGATTCCTTTCGTATTCCACGGTTGAATTCAAGGATAAGCAAAAGGCGTATAAGGAATTTTGGAGTATCTATAAGAGACCCCCACAAGAGGAATATTGGGATTATATCATTGAAAGACGTGATTTGTTGGTTCCTCAGGATATCCGCGAACGCAAGGGCAGTTTTTTCACTCCGCAGATATGGGTGGAAAAATCTCAGCAGTATTTAGCGGATGTGCTCGGAGAAACCTGGCAAGATGACTATTGTATATGGGACTGTTGCGCCGGAACGGGCAACCTGCTGAACGGGCTCACCAACTACGACAATGTGTGGGCATCAACATTGGATAAGCAGGATCTCGATGTGATGACGGACCGTGTGAATAACGGATGGTCCATGCCCGAAAACCATATTTTTCAGTTCGATTTTCTGAATGATGAATTTGGCAAGTGCCCTGAAGAATTGCAGCAAATCATCAATGACCCCGAAAAACGTAAGAAACTGGTTATCTACATAAACCCTCCGTATGCGGAAGCGGGAAATAAGCGTCAAATGAATTCTGATGCAAAGAACAAGAGTGGCGTTTCGTTTGAAAACAAGATTTATGAAAAATGGAGTGGTATTGTTGGAACGGCGGCAAGAGAACTTTATGCTGAATTTCTCCTGCGAATCCATGATGAACTAAATGGTTGCGTTTTAGGTCAATTCTCAAAATTAAAGGCTCTTTGTGCTCCAAATTTTGTGAAATTCCGTGAGGTATTTAGAGCGAAATTGCAAAAATGTTTTGTTGTTCCTGCAAATACTTTTGATAATGTTAAGGGCCAATTTCCAATAGGTTTCTTTGTATGGGATACAAAGGAAATGTCTAATTTACTCGAAAATAAAGAGTCTTTAAATCCAACCGTTGCTGATGTTTATGATTCAAATGGAGTTTTTCAGGGAAAACATACATTCTACGCATATAATAACTGCAAATTTATGTTGCATTGGATTAGAAACTTCTATGATCTTGATGGAGAACTCATTGCATTTATTCGCGTAAACGGACAGGATATGCAAAACAAAAATGGTGTATTCCTGACTTGCGAATTGACTCCAAATGATTACAAAGCACATTTCTTTTTCAAAGTGACAAAAAAGAATGTGACGCAAATGTCGATTTACTTTGCCGTTCGTCATTGTATTGAAGCTTTATGGCTTAATGACCGTGATCAGTTCCTTTATCCGAATGATGGCTGGCAGGAGGATTTTGCTTTCCAAACAGATTGCCTGATTTATACTCTATTCCATGGGCAAAACAGGATTTCATCCGAAGTACTAACTACCGACAAGCAATCACTAGCCACAAACCATTGGATTCCTTTTACTCGCGAGCAAGTTGGTTGTAAAAGTACTTTCAAGAGTAATTTCATGAACAAGTTCCTGAAAGAATTCATGGAATCGCACTCGTTGAATCTTTCTGATGAAGCTCAAACTGTATATAATGCCGGGCTAGAACTTTGGAAATATTACCACACTCAAACTGGTGCAAAACCTAACGCAAGTTTCTATGATATCCGCAAGCATTTCCAGGGTGTTGATGCCAAAGGACACATGAACAGCAGTTCAGAAGATTCCACTTACATAGATCTAATCTCGGTTTTGCGCACCCGTCAAAAAATTCTCGCTTCAAAAATTGAACAGAGTGTCTATAAGTACGGATTCTTGAAGTAGGAACTTTCGGGGGTTTTAGGGGGTGGAGCCCCTTAGGCGAGGGGGTAGCGTATGCCACAGGAAGATCCCCGCCTTCGCGGGGATGACAAAATGGTGGCGGGGATGACATGGGGCAGAAGCGAGGGGGTGGCTTCCCCCTTTTGGGGCAAAAAGTTTCTAAGACTCTTAAAATGCCTTGCCAGGTCTGAATCTGCTTGCTGAAAAAACTTTGTGAGCTAAAAAATATATATTGAATTATATGATAAATTTCCTTTGGCAATTGCTTGACATTTTGCTTGATGTTTTCAAACATCCTGCGACATTGTTGCCACCTTTTCTCCTTGTATTCTTGATTGCTTTGCCGCATTTGCTGAGTTTCTTTCTTGCCATATTTTATAAGAAATTTCGCTTTAAGTGGCTTTGGCTCGGCCTTTGGATTGCAATCTTTAGTGCTCTTGTGGGCGGCTATGTTTTCGTTGTCTATAAAATCAAGGATAATGCTTTTGAAAACGTTTTCTCGTTTGCATCGTTATTTGCAGTAATATTGTCCTATATCTTCTTTTTTATTGTCAGTGGATTTTTTGGCCGGGCGTTCAATGCGAAAAAAATCTGGCATCGGTTGTGTGTTCCCCTTGTTGTGATTGTTCCACTCTTTATTTTTATCATCTCCTTCTGGATTGTTATGGTTCGTCCTTATGGAGAAATATTTGATGAACCTTTGGAACAAGACGACTTGGCTGCGTCCCAGGGAGCGGCTTACGAAATGATCATGTCTGAATCTGATGCGTGGGCGAACGATTCTAAAACAGTCTCCTTCCGCGAAAAAAACGATTCCGTATTTTTCAAGTTTACTTATGACATGTGTGACAATACCGACTTTAGTTATGCTGAACGGAAATTGAAAAGCCAACGCGGTGGCGCTTCGATTGACAAGTGGATTTTGCTGGATTCAGAAAAATCGGCGGTCGTCCGAAAGTTGAAAAAATCTGTTGAAGAATACAGCCAGGAATTTTCCACAGATGAGGTTCTTGATGGCTATGAGTCTTCTGTCGTGCTCAGAGATTACAAACGGAAAACACGTCGGCGTCTTTCTTTTTGGAATGCTCAATTTTCCCATGTGTACGATGCCGTGACGATTGAAAAAACGTTTGAAAGCTTTATGCCCCCGCGAGAAACTTATACCACACTTTCTTACGAGGAAGTCTCCCAAAAGTGCAGCGAGCCTGTCAATGTCTTGGTTGAAGAGGCTGTTCACGGACAACAGAAGGAATAAATAAGATGATTCCGATACACTAAAAAATATTATTAGTGTCCGGGTAAATCATCGAAAACGTCTAGGCCCTAGAATTTGTACGGTCTAGACTTTTATTTTGCCGTTGCAAGCCCCTCCCTAAAAAACGGACGCTATGGCGGGCTGGGCGAGTCTATTATAATCCACCCCAAGCAATTTTCGGTTGAAGGCGGGGTAATGAAGGTTCCGTCGTATATGGCCTGGTGCATTTAGTGCAATCTTGCCTTCGGAGGTTTAACCTCGGCTCATAAAGAGCCCCTATAAGAGCTGCTTTCTGAATATGCCTTTATTTATGCGGGTTCGCAAGCGGTTTGACTCTGAAAAAATCAGAAAAATTGGATGGAAAGCGAGCAAGTGAGTGTCGCGACAAAAAGTTTGCTTTTTGTCATGACCGAACGTAGCCTGCGGACGCATTTTGCGTCAATCTAGGGGTTTGAGCCGTTTTTTAATTTGGACTATTGACTGCCACGAAGTTTTTATTTATATTTGTGGTAAGAATATCTTACCGGAGGCGCTATGGACACTCTAGAAATAACAAGCCTATCGACAAAAGGGCAAATCGTCATTCCAAGGAGTATCCGTAATCAACTGAACCTGGATACCGGGGATAAGCTGATTGTCGTGTGCGATGGTACGAATATTTTGCTCAAGCCGGTACTTATGCCCAGCATGTCTGAATTCAAGACTCTTGTGGAAGAGACGGATAAAATCACAAGTGAACTGGAAACGACTCCGGATATGCTAAGCACGTTCATCAAGGAAAATCGATGAACGTCGTTGTAGATACCAACGTACTTGTTTCGGGTATTTTTTGGAATGGTTCGCCTCGAAAATTCCTGTCTCTTATTTTTCGCCAAGAAATAAAGCCCTTTGCAACTATCGACATAATGGCAGAGTATTGCCGTATT
This window contains:
- a CDS encoding family 43 glycosylhydrolase, with protein sequence MYKISSIALFAAAACFAANPLTTDFYSADAAALVYHDSLFIFAGHDEQGPQGNNNEAFVMNDWHVMVTDDMENYHDYGAVLSVKTFKWANASAFAGHCEYRNGKFYWYVAVHHATIKENGSEGFAIGVAVADHPSGPWTDALGHALVTDETQNDVKLNIDPAIFYDGDDIWMYWGSWNAGRRVKLKENMLELASTPEDIKIKDFFEAPWMHKYRGNYYFSYASGYPSTTNYSMASSLNGPWMQKGVINDKLDNSETNHQAIFKYLGHWYFMYHGANSPGGWTYRRSVNIDYLYYDEDANIQKIKRTSTGVDKVNNAPLVEGGYRLTVTHSNMALEDENGIVVQRPMADSAEAQLWVIVKGDSARHYTLKNFATGRYYCPPKALLDTVKTSETACDIRIENASVNKGYYVYGDYDSDFVGDVLNISKDAGMPVITWVRTGTDNQKF
- a CDS encoding family 43 glycosylhydrolase encodes the protein MSFAFSADWYAKDNLQPGHDPSMVRFEDGYALMSTNNNLQLWTSEDAYTWRDHKSTVSAIPQWAYEYAPGTEGIWAPDIYYMNGEFRVYYCVSVFGKRSSAIGYQATTSIMPGTDGYGWKDHGHVFHTVTSDKYNAIDADVVKDTEGNYWMAFGSFGLGIQLIKLDAQSGYQASDDKTVYNIARRTSKASEGAEEGPSLIEHGGKYFLFTAWDKCCQQGANIEQTTYKTAYGRADKVTGPYKDRAGNDMATGGGTILLERYGRYVGPGGGEAFQDLNRVRFVHHYYDLNGDKYNHIHIRDVVFTEDNWVEMGQPFLGRYLSAEVEHGVLTRAVSGDLAITRSNTASNGEYLAYVNTEGSKIRLPMNIMQAGDYLLRYRYANGGDAAATHKVTVNGKSQTVTLPPTGEWGTFPEKAIVMVPATLKRGGNFIELEPEPNGNFAELDRIDFLRVIRDTIPANGFDNGIRVRLTKDDEFAIKDGGYAIFENVVTDSIKSVEVAVEVKSLTGGKLSIRDGKKDGTVLSECELVAANEKFTSKGWTTVNCSNLKSIGGVKDFYLTASGVSGEAIVRNIVFASSSGEIVCNQEPCGDPISSSSLADLTGSSSSSEIAGILSSSSGTDAIVPRSVRPDNTMSPARKGYRDLKGRYFDKQIPYRVMF
- a CDS encoding T9SS type A sorting domain-containing protein, translated to MKRIMLSALCATSVIYAGSFETWNGAKVSEDANSDPQIHTGLGNGLKTEGYWYSYNGASKSSKISWPVPIDPLYDRQSLEPVIYECKGFCGTANLNKESNEHDPFVGVGFNVVGQISETDPNPATGDASAWGGLCVTYTSDTDIALELGLGEAVDSTINYANPAVNLPASKTGNKVVASWSDFKQPSWYDGTVKFDGETAAKQLAAVHFKIQAASGDYKFNICAVGPKDGTCPEKCSTPTATEAIKVVREVSAAKAILNGHTLEFTGIKATAEVINSLGQVVMKGAIGNAATLNLATLDAGIYIIRISGNNVNLSKKIVLK
- a CDS encoding KilA-N domain-containing protein → MKRINVMNREIKTMLVNGVDYVCITDIARQKNPVEPKDVVKNWMRSKNTIEYLGLWEMLNNPDFKGVEFDPFLKEAGSHSFTMSPSRWIEETGAIGLISKNGVNGGTFAQYDIAVKFASWVSVEFELYLVKEFQRLKAAEQAQLGWSLRRELSKINYHIHTDAIKQNLIPATLTKQQMSMVYANEADVLNVALFGFTAKEWRDAHTDLQGNVRDYATVNQLICLSNMESLNSVLIKEGLPQPERLQKLNQIAISQMTVLESIGENKLLK
- a CDS encoding AbrB/MazE/SpoVT family DNA-binding domain-containing protein; this encodes MDTLEITSLSTKGQIVIPRSIRNQLNLDTGDKLIVVCDGTNILLKPVLMPSMSEFKTLVEETDKITSELETTPDMLSTFIKENR